The genomic stretch TCAACTCGGGCCTCACGACTCCCCATTCCGTTTCATGCTTAGAAACCTGCCTCACTAAACTTGGTCTTTCTCCAAGGCCCCAGGCACTCTCTCCTTCTGTCCTCTAACTCAAGCTCTTATCTCTGCCCGGAATGTTTTTCTCCCACTTTTCAACAAACTCCCACTCATGCTTCAAGTTTCATATTAAATAAGAATCTGCATGGAAGCTTCACCAATTCACCCCAGACAGAAtggttctccttttcttttcacaGAACCTTATCTTGGCCCTACTTTAAACTTTATCACTTTATACTGTAATTGTTTAACTCAGTATTTTCTCAACCTAGAGTATGAGTCCTATAGAAGTAGGaactgtgtctgacttctttgcCACGGTACCCTAAAACCCAAAACCATGCCTTGCATATAGTGAGGACATCATTCTGACTTTTCAAATGGGCTGAGAAGCAGGCTGGCAAGGTgtagcctaatcctaacactTCATGAATTTTTCTCGCAAAGAAAATCTTCACTGGCTAGTCCAGAAGCCCTCAGATACCAGCTGTCTACTTCAATTGTGTCTCCTGGACTCAGGTGttttacacattatttttcttaaaggcgAATTTATATTTGATTTGGAAAATAGAATaggagggaaaacaaacaaaaaagaagcgtGGGAATATCCCATTCAGAGGGAGGACTAGGATAGACTAAGGGCGAGGGCTAGGGGTCCTGGCTGCTCTGGGACTCAGTCCGGCTCTGCCCTTGCTGACCTGGAGACGCTGAGTATTTCCGAGTCCTCAAGGCTCCAacctcttcatctgtaaatggagctGAATAATACCTACCCCAGGTGTGTCatgagacaaaatgagatggcacaGGCAAAGCAcataccacagtgcctggcagagagtCTAAGGAaaatgttactattattatttgtgtCTTCCCAAACTTTCATTTATCCAAAATTCTTGTTTTATAAAGGAATCAACATGTACACTCCACCTTAAACtctatgtttttaaacttttcctctaGGTTCCATATAAATTAGCTCCCAAAGAAGACAAGTATCATGTCTCTGATCTCTGAAATATCTTCTCAGATGGAACAAGGCATATTTGTGGAAAGTACTCCATCCCTGAAAGATCATGTGATTAAATCAAATGATAAAAGCTCAGCTAATTTAACAATGATCTCGATTTCTCTACTAAACCTCCAGCAGCTATGGAAGATGTTGCTTCCCTCTGCAAGTCCCATGTAAATGTTACCAACTTGGAAATTTGTGGTCACCTACTCCCATGATTCCACTTTGCCCCAATCACACCCCCTCCAAATGAAGTTTTCCCAAGATAAATGTATCACCATTCCATGTCCCACACCTTTCTTCTAATCTGACACCCTTCTAATCTGGCTGATCCCTGGTAACCCCTGGCCAGAGCTGGAAACATTGTTCAGAAAACTCTGCAGCCTCCTTTATCACCATGAGTTGACCAGATGTGGTTCAAGTTGATCTAATGAGCCAGGCCTCTCACATTAAGGTTGGCCCATTCAAACTACAGCTGTCACTGTCTTAATCATCTAATCTTGATCTGTCTGTTACCACAAGCACTGGTCACAGGAGTCTATTTAAGtgtaaatttatattaattacaattcaataaaataaaatattctatcaACTCCTCAGTCTCACTAATCACATTGCAAGTGTTTGATAATCTCATATGACTTGTGGCTGATATATTAAACAATGcagacatagaacatttccatcactgcagaaaaaGTTCTATTGGAAAGCATTGCTTTGAGCTTTATAAAGCTGATGTCTAAATAATAATTGCTAATTAAAAATCAtgacatcagggcttccctggtggcgcagtggttgagaatctgcctgctaatgcaggggacacgggttcgagccctggcctgggaagatcccacatgccgcagagcggctgggcccgtgagccacaactgctgagcctgcgcgtctggagcctgtgctccgcaacgagagaggcccgcgcatcgcgatgaagagtggcccccgcttgccacaactggagaaagccctcgcacagtaaacgaagacccaacacagccaaaatcaatcaatcaatcaatcaatcaaacatacacatctgattcaagatcctcattaaaaaaaaaaaaaaaatctcagctctATCCTCTGCAAAATAGGGgttataatactttaaaaaaaaaaaaatcatgacatcagatgaatggataaagaagatgtagcacatatatacaatggaatattactcagccataaaaagaaacgaaagtgagttatttgtagcaaggtggatgaacctagagactgtcatacagagtgaagtaagtcagaaagagaaaaacaaataccgtatgctaacacatatatatggaatctaaaaaaaaaaacggttctgaagaacctaggggcaggacaggaataaagacgcagacatagagaatggacttgaggacacggggagggggaagtgtaagctgggacaaagtgagagagtggcatggacatatacacactaccaaacgtaaaacagataactagtgggaagcagccgcatagcacagggagatcagctcggtgctttgtgtccacctagaggggtgggatagggagggtgggagggagatgcaagagggaggacatatggggatgtatgtatatgtatagctgattcactttgttatacagcagaaactaacattattggagcaattatactccaataaagatattttaaaaaatcatgatgtCAGAATTTTACAAGGGTTGACTATTATAGaggttttttttacatttagtgTATTGGTATTTAGTTCCAATTATtcataaaggaataaaatttgAAGATATGTACTAATTGTTGAAGCATGTATTTGATCTTTTTACTCAGGGCATAAGAGTGTGATATGAAAAGAGCCTGAGGCAGGAACAGGTATAGTGAAGGGACTTGGGTAATGGAGCACTCCTACTTCATAGGCACCCACAATATGGATTTCCAACTGAAGGAACTGGAGATGATACAGGAATGGACCCATGTTTTCGGAGGATTCAGTGGGTGTTGGACTGCAGGACCCATAGGCATCACACCAGGTGAAGATCATGACTAAAAGCTGTGCTGATGAAATAATGATGTGGTCAAAGATGTTCATCAATATTacttatgaatataaaatatttgaatcagATTTAATACTCAAAAGGAGGAGACTACTTATGTAACTTATAGTAGACCAATGGTGTGAAATGAATGTATTTATGATAGGCTATGGAGTGGGACTTCTTCTGTTGTCTCATAGATTTTAGCTGAGATTTCACAGCTAAAGACAATCATCAATGTTCCaagttcattctatgaagccagcctcaccctgataccaaaatttGACAAAGATAAAGCTACAAAGCTATTGTAATCAAAACATTATTGTActtgcataaaaacagacacatagaccaatggaacaggatcaagagcccagaaataaacccataaagGATCAACTTGACATAGGAATCAAGAATACACACTCagaaaaggatagtcttttcaataaatgttagggaAACTACATAttcacatgcaaaacaatgaaataggacccttatcttacaccactctCAAAAATTAACTCGAAACTGATAAGGACTTTAACATAAAACTTGAAACtgcaaaactcctagaagaaaacataaggagaAATCTCCTTGGATATAACATCAAaagtgttaggggaaccactgaccgaaaccacccaccctggccaggcaccacagtaaccacttgcatgagttatcttgcaacaggaggtcctggtaaggaacacggaactaacaagccaccaccaacaggaagaatttgggaaaggttaaaaggagagaggagacaccagTCCATATGTcttaccaacctcccagaatcctcctcgctgGAATCGATCTTGGCTGAGTGCTGCACgggccaccaggaaggaccctgagtcagaatgattggccagagacaacccagaaactaaccctattaccataaaacctgagactgcgagccacgtggcagagcagtcctcctgggttcccttaccctcctgctctccacccggatgccccttcccaataaagtctcttgctttgtcagcacctgtgtctcctcagacaattcatttttgagtgttagacaagagctcactctcgggccctggaagggtcccccttcctgcaacaaaagcaaaaataaacaagtgggactacatcaaattaaaaagctctacacaacaaaggaaacaatcaacaaaatgaaaggcaacctacggaatgagagaaaatatttgcaaactatatatctcgtaaagggttaatatccaaaatatataaggaaattaCACAACTCATTAGGGGGAAAAACCCAAAACGCctgattttaaaaaggacaaGGTCGTGACTAGACATTTgtccaagaagacatacaaatgaacaAGTATATGAAAGGGTCATAAACATCACTACTCATTAAGGAAATGCTTAGGCTGGACATAAgattaatatataatatgaataaCATTTTATACAtcagaaacaaacagaaagaaatgtaATGTTTGAAGATAACTTTTAcagtaatatcaaaaatataaataagattgCAAGACCTGTATGGTAAATACCATAAACCTTTCTTGGCAGATATTAATGAAAACCAGTATAGAAGAACTGTATACCAAAGACAATATTGTAAGGACGTCATTCTCCTCAAAGTGATCTGTAAATCCAATGCAATTCAAATCAATAACCAAGATGGGTCTTCTGAAGTGCTTAACAAACTGTCTCTAAAATGTATATGAGCAGATTCAAACAAGTACTAATCAGGGAAGTGAGGGGAcgcagaaacaagggaggagcagtcaagaaacaatagtgcagccttggggctgGGTCCTGGTTCCTTCTTAAggaatatatataacaatatctttgagttcttcttcaggaactaaggcccccacctaggtggaggatggtaacttcaggctgagcacagatTCCTGGAGGACCACccagttacctcaccaccaaccaatcagaagaaagtctcaCACCCTGCAGccttcaccccaaattttgcctataaaaatttTCCCCCAGAACcattggggagtttggggtttttgagcacgagccacccattctccttgcttggccccacaataaacttttctctgctccaaaaaaaataaaataaaagtaaaatgtatatgaaaatgcaaaatcctaaaataatgcaaaattcaAGCAATTAAGAATGGTTTTGGAGCTGGAATATACAGTGTAGTGAAATAAAGAGTTCAGAAACTGAATAAAAGAGGCACTCCTCATTAAATGGGTCTGGAAGCattgaaaaaatgaaatcatatctttattttataccTTACCAAAAATAATCAACTTCAGGTGGCTTAAAGCTTCAAATGTGAATGTCAAAATTTCAAAAGTCTTACAAGAAGACAGAACAAAGGTGTCCCACATTCCTAGGTAATAGAGTGTCATGAGTTCACATCTTGTGTCCACTACATAATAGATGTGTGACCTTGTACATATAACTTaacctcagcctcagtttcttcacctgtaagtGATTATCGTAATTGCACCTAACTCATGGGGTGCATGTGATAATTTAGTGAGATAGaagtagatatagatatagatatagatatagatatagatatagatatagatataaggCTTTAAATAGTGTTTTGCATGAAGGAATTACTATAGGGGTTAGCTACtcttgggctgcaccccacagtcCTGCAAGgcctgtacttgcccagcttcaagactgaagaaagagcccagagtcagcaacagaAACATCTGTTTAATGGAGAGGGGGATTTACAGggctgaagcaaggtcctggagcgacaccccatCATGTGCAACAGACAGTGGGCAGGACATGGAATCAGTCTTCGCTCTGGGGGCCagtagggggtggggggggttagCAGTTAAAGGGGGAATTGACTGTCAGGTTGGCTTATTGGTTACCAGGTAAACTAGCAAAGGGGCATGCCCTTCAccacccctttgataagaacaatcatTAGCTGGGGCttggggcaagtatgtaggaaggtcagtcctgtgagtagggtgtaggtgaagcaggcactggtcaagcaggggatgtacagagagcaagagaacagccatcttgaatgaCCTGACCATACAGCTACTATCATTACTACTGTGTTTATTACATTCTTTCTGTTGTACCAGGATCAGTCTCTTCCTTGCTGTAGAAGGGTAAGGTGAGGAAAGGAAGCAATCCCTTTTTAATTCAATGCTCTGATGGTTCTACCCTCCATGGTTAAACATACCCAGAAGCTCTGCATTCTAGATAAACATGAGACTCACTATCAGGGGTCTAATCAGCCTGGGACTTTCAGCTTCATGGCTGGATACCCAAGTACTCACCGTCCAACTCAATACCTGGAAATGCCCAGTCCTGGCCCTTGGGGTAAGTGGGCTCAGCCCTCTCAAGTATCAGGTCCAAAATATAACACCAGTTGATACCAAGACTCTCCTACTTGCTGCTAGCTGCACCATGAAGTCTACTGAGCTGGGATTTCTTTTGGGGTTCTTCGCCTTCTTCTTGCTGACTACCCCACTAATGAGTGGTGTTACTAGGATTTCTGAGAAAATATGTGGAAAACTCAAAGGTAtgaaactgaaacagaaaataaatccaaagacTAATtatgaaggaggaagaaagagttaGAAAAAACTTGATATCCAGGTGGTCCAGGAAGGTCCTCCTTTTGTGTCAATACCCATAAACTCTTACTACCTTGACTTGGGACATTATCTACTCTAGGCatctgatgagaaaaaaaaacaatgacacCAATAAGTCCTTTCCGCATGGGACTCTCTTTTGTATGGAGGTGCAAAGGACTAGAAGTATTCTGAATTAGGGGTTTCACGGCAAATTTCAAAGATCTCAGGCCATTCAAGAGTATGTACTGAgatgagagggagaaaaaaaaaaaaaggaaaactgaacagACTGAGGCATTTTCAATATCTAAGCTCTGGGGGAGTAGAGAATGCTTGAACACACGGTCGCTTTTCAGAGGAGCTCAACATGCAGATGTGAAAGGCAATGATGTTTTCTTCCACAGATAATGTGTACAGGTTCGAGTGCTTCCATAACATGGGGAGATAGCACAGTCTACACCGTGAGTCAGACACCCCAAATTTCGGCCCTGCCGCTTAGCAAATATGTACACTTGTTCAAGTCACTCAATCCCTTACCACCCCTTAGCTTCAGTTTCCCTTGTGTTACACATAGATCAGAAAAATGCCTGTATCAGAGTGTGTTTGTATAAAATAAGATTATGTATGTAACTGTATTTAAATAGTTACTTTTACCAAGGAATATATTCCAGTCTGGCTGCTTGAATAGGATGAATAACGATCTCTGGGTTGCCAACacaaccatgttgaataaaaacAGAAGATTTGCCTCTGGCAAGGGGACAGGGGGGAGAGATGACAGGGTATGAGGGTGAAAGAGCGTCACCTCCAGGGTTATGCATCTTGGTATGTATCCTGTGTCGAGTAGCAGGCACAGTTACCTCAAACTGGGGGCATGGTTAGTATAGTGAGTCTATGAAAACTGGAGGGTAAGCATTGTATGTCCTATGCAGGCAGTTAAGAGGGGAGAAAGATGAAAGTATGGAGAAGCAGGAGATTGTGCTTTAATAAAATGTAAGATGTGACAGGTAAACCTCATTACTTTGCACAAGATACCTGATAGAACTTCCTTTTTCACTGCTCACTATGTCTCTAAGTCACTGCCCAGGACCAGAACCTAGAGTTTTAATCAATTTCCATGCCCAAGGGCAACCTTGCCAAGTGATCCtaataccaagagaaaaccaaatgCCTTTCAGTGACCTTGAATAGGGAATATCTCCAGACTAATGTGAGAAATTTTTAAGGGCCCGTGAAGACAACTCTCTATTTCCCCCTAACTCAATGGGAACCTCTCATGCAGATCCCTGCTTAATGGACTACCGATTTGGCAGCTGCTTTGAAATTCACCTTAGATATTTCTACAACAAAACTTCCAAAAGATGTGAAAGTTTTGTCTACTCTGGCTGTGATGGCAATCTTAACAACTACAAGCTTAAAATAGAATGTCAAGTAGCCTGCGATGAAGAGTACAAAGCAGCGGTGAAGTAAGGAATTCAATCTTGTCCTTGGTCcttggggagaggaaaaggagaggcTCTGAGATCCCAGGACAAACCCTGGTTTGGGATGGGAAGAGGGAGGATTGTCATAATCAAAAGGTTTAATAGTTGGGTTGGATCTCAGAATCACTTGTCAGTTTGCAGTTAGGAAATCAAAAGTCCAGAGAGAACATAATAGCCATCATTTATTGGACAATTACCATGTGCTGGGTACTACACTAagtaatttacatatattgatagaatttaaaactaaaaacacCCTAAGATAGATGTGTACCATTATTTTTAtatggcagatgaggaaaccacgTCCAGTAGAGGTAACTAACTGGCCCCAGATCACATTATTAAATGACATGGCAAGATTCCTAAACAAATCTGATCATCCAGGGCTGGATCATCTTACGTGATCATCTTACATGATCACTCAGACCCAAGCTTGAACTCCCAGACCTGTGAACTTCCCATAGCAACATACTGTTTTATACAGCTAAGCTCCCAGCCCACACTGCACCATTTCCAAGTCATAGGAACTAGAAAGAGGTCCACGGAGGTAACAGCACTATGACATGGCTGATTTCCATGAAACTGAGATGGAGCATGGCCTTGGGAGTAACTCAAAAgcagaaattttgttttatttatttaatatccccagtgactctttttttttttttttttagatttttttgatgtggactatttttaaagtctttattgaatttgttacaatattgcttctgttttatgttttggttttttggcccgaggcatgtgggatcttagctccccgaccagggatcaaacctgcaccctctgcattggaaagtgaagtcttaaccactggaccaccagggaagtccctcctagtGACTCTttgcagttcctggcacatagaagaCAATGACTAAGTTTTAAGGGAATGAAAGAATGAGAGATTAATGGAAGAATGAGAGCTTAATCAATGGAAGAGGAAGGATATTGAAAGAGATGGCATCCTCTGGGCTTCCCCTGAGATAAAAATGACTTAAATTAGTAGAGGGAGACTTTCCAAAACCTATAACAcaggtctgtttttttgtttgtttttttgttttgcttaaacAGGTCATAGTGGATTACAAGTTTAAAAATTCTGGAGCTTCTTGATACACCATCTGAAACACAGATGTAGGAAAAATCAGACCAATTTTAAGATCTTCGTAAGTTCCATAATCTTTGAAAGTTGCATCCATTTGCTATTTTCCTGACTGCAGTGTTGTGTTTCCTGAGAACTAGTTGTATGatcattaaaatgaaagaacTTTATGTGtcagcccttcctcctctctgaaCATCCTCCCCCAGACCCCCACCACATTATCCAGGGCTGGAATGTGAGCTGGTCCTAGCCAttactcccctctccccactgagcCATTCCTCACGCATGTACTCAATGCTTACACTGTTACAGGTGCGATGAGACAAATATGGTTAGGTTtgtatcactttgcctctcaggTTGCGTAATTAGTAGTACCAAAGTACCAAATCAGTGCTACTCTTTGTCCTGAAAATCAAACCAAGCAGTGAACCTAACACTCAAGTGAAATGTTCTTGCACTCATAACAAATTTTTCTCTGTGTGGTTTTCTGATTCATGTTCACCAAACCAGGAGTCCTGATTAGTTAAACTAACTTGCTGACATAATCTCTATTTATCATAGTTATTTGGACATTTTTTAGTACCTTCATCATGGACATTCGACTTGGCTCTTCTCCATCCTTCTGGGAAAAGAACCCTCAGCTTCAATTCAGTGACTGTGTTTTAGCTCCCAAGAGAATGGTCATCCTAACACTGTTTTGCAAGTCTTCTGAATATAATGCTGCAAGGTTCGGCATGACCATGATCTTCCCAGCTGTGGGATACTCAGCTTGGCCATCTCATCTCTGAATTTCTTCAGGCATCCCTTCCCTGCACACCTTTCCTGTCCATCTTATTGACAAAGTCCAATCCCTCACCTGTGAATCACATCCTCGACCACTGGTGGCTAGGGCCAATGTCAGAGGCACTGTGAACCAGTGAGATCCTGTAGCTAGACATGTAAGTCTGGTGTCTGCTCAATCTTAAGAATAAGAAAACCAGTCCCCTAAGCAGAGACAATTTTTTGCAAAAATTCTGATTACTTCAAAATCAGACCCTCATCCAGACAGGGTTTACTCTGAACATGTGTACATTCGAACTTTGGTGAAGACTCTAGAATTACAAGTCATTCTTGAGCCCCATCAGCTGCAGGAGACATGCTGTGGACGCTGAAATATAGGGACTAGGTTAATCTGACTGGTCCACATAAATGGAAGTTCTGAGATTTTCCTATCATGAGTCATGAAGCTGGGTGTCCCAGAAGTGGAAAGTTTGTTGGAGACAAAATAACATATACCCATGGTCTGTTTGCTCCCTCTTTCAGTCAACTCCTGGAAAAGCCAGAGAAGTAAAAAGAaggtatataaatattaataactaaAGTCAAGACTAAGAATCCTTTGAAGAAAGAGGGCAGTTGTGTCTTGGAGAGAAAAGGATATTTTGATGCCTAAGACAGAGAGCTGGGCACCAAAGGTGGGAGAATGAGTTGCGTGACAGCTTTTGAGTtgtgttacacacacacaaaaatccgAGTCTGTCAGTGTCTGCTCCCTTACCAAAGCAGTAACA from Balaenoptera acutorostrata chromosome 15, mBalAcu1.1, whole genome shotgun sequence encodes the following:
- the SPINT4 gene encoding kunitz-type protease inhibitor 4, translated to MKSTELGFLLGFFAFFLLTTPLMSGVTRISEKICGKLKDPCLMDYRFGSCFEIHLRYFYNKTSKRCESFVYSGCDGNLNNYKLKIECQVACDEEYKAAVK